The proteins below come from a single Mustela nigripes isolate SB6536 chromosome 14, MUSNIG.SB6536, whole genome shotgun sequence genomic window:
- the SLC45A1 gene encoding proton-associated sugar transporter A isoform X2: MQRDVTAPPHGVMLQQQEQQQRQRAGGCGAGTGAARGPGGSPASERDASCLEPQEHAPAPPTMILPASSTPPGEAPFPSLAPQDFWRSQISGYSGSVTRHISHRANNFKRHPKRRKCIRPSPPPPPNTPCPIDLVDFGDLHPQRSFRELLFNGCILFGIEFSYAMETAYVTPVLLQMGLPDQLYSLVWFISPILGALLGLSLLLNGRDLGTALADSSDNHEWGLLLTVCGVVLMDFSADSADNPSHAYMMDVCSPADQDRGLNIHALLAGLGGGFGYVVGGIHWDRTSFGRALGGQLRVIYIFTAVTLSVTTVLTLVSIPERPLRPPGEKKAAMKSPSLPLPPSPPLLCEDGAGEPLPCPAAAGPCASFSSPISPLSPLTPKYGSFSSRDGSLTGLSEFASSFATSNIDSVLIDCFPAGADPYLALPGSAPRPALSVSFPRAPDGFYCRDRGLGDGREGALAAGPDGDVLRVGSLDAPKPRSAGILKRPQTLAIPDAAGGGGGPESSRRRNVTFSQQVANILLNGVKYESELAGSGEPAGQPLSVRHLCVTICHMPKALRNLCVNHFLGWLSFEGLLLFYTDFMGEVVFQGDPKAPHTSEEYQKYNSGVTVGCWGMCIYAFSAAFYSAILEKLEEYLSIRTLYFIAYLAFGLGTGLATLSRNLYVVLSLCITYGILFSTLCTLPYSLLCDYYQNKKFAGSGADGTRRGMGVDISLLSCQYFLAQILVSLVLGPLTSAVGSANGVMYFSSLVSFLGCLYSSLFVIYEIPPSDAAEEEHRPLLLNV; the protein is encoded by the exons ATGCAGCGTGACGTCACGGCCCCGCCCCACGGGGTGATGctgcagcagcaggagcagcagcagcggcagcgggCCGGGGGCTGCGGGGCAGGGACCGGAGCTGCGCGCGGGCCAGGCGGGAGCCCGGCCTCGGAAAGGGATGCCTCCTGTCTCGAACCACAG GAACACGCACCGGCCCCCCCTACGATGATCCTCCCGGCGAGCAGCACCCCTCCGGGAGAGGCCCCGTTCCCCAGCTTGGCTCCTCAGGACTTCTGGAGGTCTCAGATCTCGGGCTACTCGGGGTCCGTGACCCGGCATATCAGCCACCGGGCCAACAACTTCAAACGACACCCCAAGAGGAGGAAGTGCATtcgcccttccccacccccaccccccaacaccccGTGTCCGATCGATTTGGTGGACTTTGGGGACCTGCACCCACAGAGGTCCTTCCGGGAGCTGCTGTTCAACGGCTGCATTCTCTTTGGCATCGAGTTCAGCTATGCCATGGAGACGGCGTACGTGACCCCAGTGCTCCTGCAGATGGGCCTGCCCGACCAGCTCTACAGCCTGGTGTGGTTCATCAGCCCCATCCTCG GGGCCTTGCTGGGCCTCTCGCTCCTGCTCAACGGCAGGGACCTGGGCACGGCGCTGGCTGACTCATCCGACAACCACGAGTGGGGCCTCCTCCTGACCGTGTGTGGGGTGGTGCTCATGGACTTCAGCGCCGACTCCGCCGACAACCCCAGCCACGCCTACATGATGGACGTGTGCAGCCCCGCCGACCAGGACCGCGGCCTCAACATCCACGCGCTCCTGGCAG GCCTCGGAGGAGGATTCGGTTACGTGGTCGGGGGCATCCACTGGGACAGAACCAGCTTCGGGAGAGCCCTGGGCGGGCAGCTGAGGGTCATCTACATCTTCACCGCGGTCACCCTGAGCGTCACCACCGTCCTGACCCTGGTCAGCATCCCCGAGAGACCCCTGCGGCCGCCTGGCGAGAAGAAGGCCGCCATGAAGAGCCCCAGCCTCCCGCTGCCGCCTTCGCCGCCGCTGCTGTGCGAGGACGGGGCGGGCGAGCCCCTGCCGTGCCCCGCGGCCGCCGGGCCCTGCGCCAGCTTCTCCAGCCCCATCTCGCCGCTCAGCCCGCTCACGCCCAAGTACGGCAGCTTCAGCAGCAGGGACGGCTCCCTGACGGGCCTCAGCGAGTTCGCCTCGTCCTTCGCCACCTCCAACATCGACAGCGTGCTCATCGACTGCTTCCCGGCCGGCGCCGACCCCTACCTGGCCCTCCCGGGCAGCGCCCCGCGGCCGGCCCTCAGCGTCAGCTTCCCCCGGGCCCCCGACGGCTTCTACTGCCGGGACCGCGGCCTCGGGGACGGGCGGGAGGGGGCCCTGGCCGCGGGCCCCGACGGGGACGTGCTGAGGGTGGGCTCCCTGGACGCGCCCAAGCCGCGGTCGGCCGGGATCCTGAAGAGACCCCAGACCCTGGCCATCCCGGACGCGGCCGGAGGGGGCGGCGGTCCCGAAAGCAGCCGGAGGAGGAACGTGACCTTCAGTCAGCAG gtgGCAAACATCTTGCTGAACGGCGTCAAGTATGAGAGCGAGCTAGCGGGCTCTGGCGAGCCGGCGGGGCAGCCCCTGTCCGTGCGGCACCTCTGCGTCACCATCTGCCACATGCCCAAGGCCCTGCGCAACCTCTGCGTCAACCACTTCCTGG GGTGGCTCTCGTTTGAGGGGCTGCTGCTGTTCTACACGGACTTCATGGGTGAGGTGGTGTTTCAGGGAGACCCCAAGGCCCCGCACACGTCGGAGGAGTATCAGAAGTACAACAGCGGGGTCACCGTGGGCTGCTGGGGGATGTGTATTTACGCCTTCAGtgctgccttctactcag CGATTCTCGAGAAGCTAGAAGAATACCTCAGCATCCGCACGCTGTACTTCATTGCCTACCTGGCCTTTGGCCTGGGGACCGGGCTCGCCACCCTGTCCAGGAACCTCTACGTGGTCCTGTCCCTCTGCATAACCTACGGGATTTTATTTTCCACCCTGTGCACCCTGCCCTACTCGCTGCTGTGTGACTACTACCAGAACAAAAAG TTCGCAGGGTCCGGCGCGGACGGCACCCGGCGGGGCATGGGCGTGGacatctccctgctcagctgccAGTACTTCCTGGCCCAGATTCTGGTCTCCCTGGTGCTGGGGCCTCTGACCTCGGCCGTGGGCAGCGCCAACGGGGTCATGTATTTCTCGAGCCTGGTGTCCTTCCTGGGCTGCTTGTACTCCTCCCTGTTTGTCATTTATGAGATCCCTCCCAGCGACGCCGCCGAGGAGGAGCACCGACCCCTCCTGCTGAACGTCTGA
- the SLC45A1 gene encoding proton-associated sugar transporter A isoform X1 has product MQRDVTAPPHGVMLQQQEQQQRQRAGGCGAGTGAARGPGGSPASERDASCLEPQEHAPAPPTMILPASSTPPGEAPFPSLAPQDFWRSQISGYSGSVTRHISHRANNFKRHPKRRKCIRPSPPPPPNTPCPIDLVDFGDLHPQRSFRELLFNGCILFGIEFSYAMETAYVTPVLLQMGLPDQLYSLVWFISPILGFLLQPLLGAWSDRCTSRFGRRRPFILVLAIGALLGLSLLLNGRDLGTALADSSDNHEWGLLLTVCGVVLMDFSADSADNPSHAYMMDVCSPADQDRGLNIHALLAGLGGGFGYVVGGIHWDRTSFGRALGGQLRVIYIFTAVTLSVTTVLTLVSIPERPLRPPGEKKAAMKSPSLPLPPSPPLLCEDGAGEPLPCPAAAGPCASFSSPISPLSPLTPKYGSFSSRDGSLTGLSEFASSFATSNIDSVLIDCFPAGADPYLALPGSAPRPALSVSFPRAPDGFYCRDRGLGDGREGALAAGPDGDVLRVGSLDAPKPRSAGILKRPQTLAIPDAAGGGGGPESSRRRNVTFSQQVANILLNGVKYESELAGSGEPAGQPLSVRHLCVTICHMPKALRNLCVNHFLGWLSFEGLLLFYTDFMGEVVFQGDPKAPHTSEEYQKYNSGVTVGCWGMCIYAFSAAFYSAILEKLEEYLSIRTLYFIAYLAFGLGTGLATLSRNLYVVLSLCITYGILFSTLCTLPYSLLCDYYQNKKFAGSGADGTRRGMGVDISLLSCQYFLAQILVSLVLGPLTSAVGSANGVMYFSSLVSFLGCLYSSLFVIYEIPPSDAAEEEHRPLLLNV; this is encoded by the exons ATGCAGCGTGACGTCACGGCCCCGCCCCACGGGGTGATGctgcagcagcaggagcagcagcagcggcagcgggCCGGGGGCTGCGGGGCAGGGACCGGAGCTGCGCGCGGGCCAGGCGGGAGCCCGGCCTCGGAAAGGGATGCCTCCTGTCTCGAACCACAG GAACACGCACCGGCCCCCCCTACGATGATCCTCCCGGCGAGCAGCACCCCTCCGGGAGAGGCCCCGTTCCCCAGCTTGGCTCCTCAGGACTTCTGGAGGTCTCAGATCTCGGGCTACTCGGGGTCCGTGACCCGGCATATCAGCCACCGGGCCAACAACTTCAAACGACACCCCAAGAGGAGGAAGTGCATtcgcccttccccacccccaccccccaacaccccGTGTCCGATCGATTTGGTGGACTTTGGGGACCTGCACCCACAGAGGTCCTTCCGGGAGCTGCTGTTCAACGGCTGCATTCTCTTTGGCATCGAGTTCAGCTATGCCATGGAGACGGCGTACGTGACCCCAGTGCTCCTGCAGATGGGCCTGCCCGACCAGCTCTACAGCCTGGTGTGGTTCATCAGCCCCATCCTCG GATTCCTACTGCAGCCACTGCTGGGTGCTTGGAGTGACCGATGTACCTCAAGGTTTGGAAGGAGACGCCCTTTCATTCTTGTCCTGGCTATAG GGGCCTTGCTGGGCCTCTCGCTCCTGCTCAACGGCAGGGACCTGGGCACGGCGCTGGCTGACTCATCCGACAACCACGAGTGGGGCCTCCTCCTGACCGTGTGTGGGGTGGTGCTCATGGACTTCAGCGCCGACTCCGCCGACAACCCCAGCCACGCCTACATGATGGACGTGTGCAGCCCCGCCGACCAGGACCGCGGCCTCAACATCCACGCGCTCCTGGCAG GCCTCGGAGGAGGATTCGGTTACGTGGTCGGGGGCATCCACTGGGACAGAACCAGCTTCGGGAGAGCCCTGGGCGGGCAGCTGAGGGTCATCTACATCTTCACCGCGGTCACCCTGAGCGTCACCACCGTCCTGACCCTGGTCAGCATCCCCGAGAGACCCCTGCGGCCGCCTGGCGAGAAGAAGGCCGCCATGAAGAGCCCCAGCCTCCCGCTGCCGCCTTCGCCGCCGCTGCTGTGCGAGGACGGGGCGGGCGAGCCCCTGCCGTGCCCCGCGGCCGCCGGGCCCTGCGCCAGCTTCTCCAGCCCCATCTCGCCGCTCAGCCCGCTCACGCCCAAGTACGGCAGCTTCAGCAGCAGGGACGGCTCCCTGACGGGCCTCAGCGAGTTCGCCTCGTCCTTCGCCACCTCCAACATCGACAGCGTGCTCATCGACTGCTTCCCGGCCGGCGCCGACCCCTACCTGGCCCTCCCGGGCAGCGCCCCGCGGCCGGCCCTCAGCGTCAGCTTCCCCCGGGCCCCCGACGGCTTCTACTGCCGGGACCGCGGCCTCGGGGACGGGCGGGAGGGGGCCCTGGCCGCGGGCCCCGACGGGGACGTGCTGAGGGTGGGCTCCCTGGACGCGCCCAAGCCGCGGTCGGCCGGGATCCTGAAGAGACCCCAGACCCTGGCCATCCCGGACGCGGCCGGAGGGGGCGGCGGTCCCGAAAGCAGCCGGAGGAGGAACGTGACCTTCAGTCAGCAG gtgGCAAACATCTTGCTGAACGGCGTCAAGTATGAGAGCGAGCTAGCGGGCTCTGGCGAGCCGGCGGGGCAGCCCCTGTCCGTGCGGCACCTCTGCGTCACCATCTGCCACATGCCCAAGGCCCTGCGCAACCTCTGCGTCAACCACTTCCTGG GGTGGCTCTCGTTTGAGGGGCTGCTGCTGTTCTACACGGACTTCATGGGTGAGGTGGTGTTTCAGGGAGACCCCAAGGCCCCGCACACGTCGGAGGAGTATCAGAAGTACAACAGCGGGGTCACCGTGGGCTGCTGGGGGATGTGTATTTACGCCTTCAGtgctgccttctactcag CGATTCTCGAGAAGCTAGAAGAATACCTCAGCATCCGCACGCTGTACTTCATTGCCTACCTGGCCTTTGGCCTGGGGACCGGGCTCGCCACCCTGTCCAGGAACCTCTACGTGGTCCTGTCCCTCTGCATAACCTACGGGATTTTATTTTCCACCCTGTGCACCCTGCCCTACTCGCTGCTGTGTGACTACTACCAGAACAAAAAG TTCGCAGGGTCCGGCGCGGACGGCACCCGGCGGGGCATGGGCGTGGacatctccctgctcagctgccAGTACTTCCTGGCCCAGATTCTGGTCTCCCTGGTGCTGGGGCCTCTGACCTCGGCCGTGGGCAGCGCCAACGGGGTCATGTATTTCTCGAGCCTGGTGTCCTTCCTGGGCTGCTTGTACTCCTCCCTGTTTGTCATTTATGAGATCCCTCCCAGCGACGCCGCCGAGGAGGAGCACCGACCCCTCCTGCTGAACGTCTGA
- the SLC45A1 gene encoding proton-associated sugar transporter A isoform X3: MQRDVTAPPHGVMLQQQEQQQRQRAGGCGAGTGAARGPGGSPASERDASCLEPQEHAPAPPTMILPASSTPPGEAPFPSLAPQDFWRSQISGYSGSVTRHISHRANNFKRHPKRRKCIRPSPPPPPNTPCPIDLVDFGDLHPQRSFRELLFNGCILFGIEFSYAMETAYVTPVLLQMGLPDQLYSLVWFISPILGFLLQPLLGAWSDRCTSRFGRRRPFILVLAIGALLGLSLLLNGRDLGTALADSSDNHEWGLLLTVCGVVLMDFSADSADNPSHAYMMDVCSPADQDRGLNIHALLAGLGGGFGYVVGGIHWDRTSFGRALGGQLRVIYIFTAVTLSVTTVLTLVSIPERPLRPPGEKKAAMKSPSLPLPPSPPLLCEDGAGEPLPCPAAAGPCASFSSPISPLSPLTPKYGSFSSRDGSLTGLSEFASSFATSNIDSVLIDCFPAGADPYLALPGSAPRPALSVSFPRAPDGFYCRDRGLGDGREGALAAGPDGDVLRVGSLDAPKPRSAGILKRPQTLAIPDAAGGGGGPESSRRRNVTFSQQVANILLNGVKYESELAGSGEPAGQPLSVRHLCVTICHMPKALRNLCVNHFLGWLSFEGLLLFYTDFMGEVVFQGDPKAPHTSEEYQKYNSGVTVGCWGMCIYAFSAAFYSAILEKLEEYLSIRTLYFIAYLAFGLGTGLATLSRNLYVVLSLCITYGILFSTLCTLPYSLLCDYYQNKKVKSYYLFAAHRLLNHRLRSI, translated from the exons ATGCAGCGTGACGTCACGGCCCCGCCCCACGGGGTGATGctgcagcagcaggagcagcagcagcggcagcgggCCGGGGGCTGCGGGGCAGGGACCGGAGCTGCGCGCGGGCCAGGCGGGAGCCCGGCCTCGGAAAGGGATGCCTCCTGTCTCGAACCACAG GAACACGCACCGGCCCCCCCTACGATGATCCTCCCGGCGAGCAGCACCCCTCCGGGAGAGGCCCCGTTCCCCAGCTTGGCTCCTCAGGACTTCTGGAGGTCTCAGATCTCGGGCTACTCGGGGTCCGTGACCCGGCATATCAGCCACCGGGCCAACAACTTCAAACGACACCCCAAGAGGAGGAAGTGCATtcgcccttccccacccccaccccccaacaccccGTGTCCGATCGATTTGGTGGACTTTGGGGACCTGCACCCACAGAGGTCCTTCCGGGAGCTGCTGTTCAACGGCTGCATTCTCTTTGGCATCGAGTTCAGCTATGCCATGGAGACGGCGTACGTGACCCCAGTGCTCCTGCAGATGGGCCTGCCCGACCAGCTCTACAGCCTGGTGTGGTTCATCAGCCCCATCCTCG GATTCCTACTGCAGCCACTGCTGGGTGCTTGGAGTGACCGATGTACCTCAAGGTTTGGAAGGAGACGCCCTTTCATTCTTGTCCTGGCTATAG GGGCCTTGCTGGGCCTCTCGCTCCTGCTCAACGGCAGGGACCTGGGCACGGCGCTGGCTGACTCATCCGACAACCACGAGTGGGGCCTCCTCCTGACCGTGTGTGGGGTGGTGCTCATGGACTTCAGCGCCGACTCCGCCGACAACCCCAGCCACGCCTACATGATGGACGTGTGCAGCCCCGCCGACCAGGACCGCGGCCTCAACATCCACGCGCTCCTGGCAG GCCTCGGAGGAGGATTCGGTTACGTGGTCGGGGGCATCCACTGGGACAGAACCAGCTTCGGGAGAGCCCTGGGCGGGCAGCTGAGGGTCATCTACATCTTCACCGCGGTCACCCTGAGCGTCACCACCGTCCTGACCCTGGTCAGCATCCCCGAGAGACCCCTGCGGCCGCCTGGCGAGAAGAAGGCCGCCATGAAGAGCCCCAGCCTCCCGCTGCCGCCTTCGCCGCCGCTGCTGTGCGAGGACGGGGCGGGCGAGCCCCTGCCGTGCCCCGCGGCCGCCGGGCCCTGCGCCAGCTTCTCCAGCCCCATCTCGCCGCTCAGCCCGCTCACGCCCAAGTACGGCAGCTTCAGCAGCAGGGACGGCTCCCTGACGGGCCTCAGCGAGTTCGCCTCGTCCTTCGCCACCTCCAACATCGACAGCGTGCTCATCGACTGCTTCCCGGCCGGCGCCGACCCCTACCTGGCCCTCCCGGGCAGCGCCCCGCGGCCGGCCCTCAGCGTCAGCTTCCCCCGGGCCCCCGACGGCTTCTACTGCCGGGACCGCGGCCTCGGGGACGGGCGGGAGGGGGCCCTGGCCGCGGGCCCCGACGGGGACGTGCTGAGGGTGGGCTCCCTGGACGCGCCCAAGCCGCGGTCGGCCGGGATCCTGAAGAGACCCCAGACCCTGGCCATCCCGGACGCGGCCGGAGGGGGCGGCGGTCCCGAAAGCAGCCGGAGGAGGAACGTGACCTTCAGTCAGCAG gtgGCAAACATCTTGCTGAACGGCGTCAAGTATGAGAGCGAGCTAGCGGGCTCTGGCGAGCCGGCGGGGCAGCCCCTGTCCGTGCGGCACCTCTGCGTCACCATCTGCCACATGCCCAAGGCCCTGCGCAACCTCTGCGTCAACCACTTCCTGG GGTGGCTCTCGTTTGAGGGGCTGCTGCTGTTCTACACGGACTTCATGGGTGAGGTGGTGTTTCAGGGAGACCCCAAGGCCCCGCACACGTCGGAGGAGTATCAGAAGTACAACAGCGGGGTCACCGTGGGCTGCTGGGGGATGTGTATTTACGCCTTCAGtgctgccttctactcag CGATTCTCGAGAAGCTAGAAGAATACCTCAGCATCCGCACGCTGTACTTCATTGCCTACCTGGCCTTTGGCCTGGGGACCGGGCTCGCCACCCTGTCCAGGAACCTCTACGTGGTCCTGTCCCTCTGCATAACCTACGGGATTTTATTTTCCACCCTGTGCACCCTGCCCTACTCGCTGCTGTGTGACTACTACCAGAACAAAAAG GTGAAGTCTTACTACCTCTTCGCCGCCCATCGACTTCTGAATCATCGACTTAGATCCATCTAA
- the SLC45A1 gene encoding proton-associated sugar transporter A isoform X4 codes for MDFSADSADNPSHAYMMDVCSPADQDRGLNIHALLAGLGGGFGYVVGGIHWDRTSFGRALGGQLRVIYIFTAVTLSVTTVLTLVSIPERPLRPPGEKKAAMKSPSLPLPPSPPLLCEDGAGEPLPCPAAAGPCASFSSPISPLSPLTPKYGSFSSRDGSLTGLSEFASSFATSNIDSVLIDCFPAGADPYLALPGSAPRPALSVSFPRAPDGFYCRDRGLGDGREGALAAGPDGDVLRVGSLDAPKPRSAGILKRPQTLAIPDAAGGGGGPESSRRRNVTFSQQVANILLNGVKYESELAGSGEPAGQPLSVRHLCVTICHMPKALRNLCVNHFLGWLSFEGLLLFYTDFMGEVVFQGDPKAPHTSEEYQKYNSGVTVGCWGMCIYAFSAAFYSAILEKLEEYLSIRTLYFIAYLAFGLGTGLATLSRNLYVVLSLCITYGILFSTLCTLPYSLLCDYYQNKKFAGSGADGTRRGMGVDISLLSCQYFLAQILVSLVLGPLTSAVGSANGVMYFSSLVSFLGCLYSSLFVIYEIPPSDAAEEEHRPLLLNV; via the exons ATGGACTTCAGCGCCGACTCCGCCGACAACCCCAGCCACGCCTACATGATGGACGTGTGCAGCCCCGCCGACCAGGACCGCGGCCTCAACATCCACGCGCTCCTGGCAG GCCTCGGAGGAGGATTCGGTTACGTGGTCGGGGGCATCCACTGGGACAGAACCAGCTTCGGGAGAGCCCTGGGCGGGCAGCTGAGGGTCATCTACATCTTCACCGCGGTCACCCTGAGCGTCACCACCGTCCTGACCCTGGTCAGCATCCCCGAGAGACCCCTGCGGCCGCCTGGCGAGAAGAAGGCCGCCATGAAGAGCCCCAGCCTCCCGCTGCCGCCTTCGCCGCCGCTGCTGTGCGAGGACGGGGCGGGCGAGCCCCTGCCGTGCCCCGCGGCCGCCGGGCCCTGCGCCAGCTTCTCCAGCCCCATCTCGCCGCTCAGCCCGCTCACGCCCAAGTACGGCAGCTTCAGCAGCAGGGACGGCTCCCTGACGGGCCTCAGCGAGTTCGCCTCGTCCTTCGCCACCTCCAACATCGACAGCGTGCTCATCGACTGCTTCCCGGCCGGCGCCGACCCCTACCTGGCCCTCCCGGGCAGCGCCCCGCGGCCGGCCCTCAGCGTCAGCTTCCCCCGGGCCCCCGACGGCTTCTACTGCCGGGACCGCGGCCTCGGGGACGGGCGGGAGGGGGCCCTGGCCGCGGGCCCCGACGGGGACGTGCTGAGGGTGGGCTCCCTGGACGCGCCCAAGCCGCGGTCGGCCGGGATCCTGAAGAGACCCCAGACCCTGGCCATCCCGGACGCGGCCGGAGGGGGCGGCGGTCCCGAAAGCAGCCGGAGGAGGAACGTGACCTTCAGTCAGCAG gtgGCAAACATCTTGCTGAACGGCGTCAAGTATGAGAGCGAGCTAGCGGGCTCTGGCGAGCCGGCGGGGCAGCCCCTGTCCGTGCGGCACCTCTGCGTCACCATCTGCCACATGCCCAAGGCCCTGCGCAACCTCTGCGTCAACCACTTCCTGG GGTGGCTCTCGTTTGAGGGGCTGCTGCTGTTCTACACGGACTTCATGGGTGAGGTGGTGTTTCAGGGAGACCCCAAGGCCCCGCACACGTCGGAGGAGTATCAGAAGTACAACAGCGGGGTCACCGTGGGCTGCTGGGGGATGTGTATTTACGCCTTCAGtgctgccttctactcag CGATTCTCGAGAAGCTAGAAGAATACCTCAGCATCCGCACGCTGTACTTCATTGCCTACCTGGCCTTTGGCCTGGGGACCGGGCTCGCCACCCTGTCCAGGAACCTCTACGTGGTCCTGTCCCTCTGCATAACCTACGGGATTTTATTTTCCACCCTGTGCACCCTGCCCTACTCGCTGCTGTGTGACTACTACCAGAACAAAAAG TTCGCAGGGTCCGGCGCGGACGGCACCCGGCGGGGCATGGGCGTGGacatctccctgctcagctgccAGTACTTCCTGGCCCAGATTCTGGTCTCCCTGGTGCTGGGGCCTCTGACCTCGGCCGTGGGCAGCGCCAACGGGGTCATGTATTTCTCGAGCCTGGTGTCCTTCCTGGGCTGCTTGTACTCCTCCCTGTTTGTCATTTATGAGATCCCTCCCAGCGACGCCGCCGAGGAGGAGCACCGACCCCTCCTGCTGAACGTCTGA